A window of the Lactuca sativa cultivar Salinas chromosome 7, Lsat_Salinas_v11, whole genome shotgun sequence genome harbors these coding sequences:
- the LOC128127322 gene encoding uncharacterized protein LOC128127322, whose protein sequence is MAGLRLPGDPYFPNQGNVGWIEKEPGEPIEEDPEKDPEEEPEEEEDEVDEEDEEEGEEVDMDEDESEEEPKVFNLPYIARVPANHFGYNRPEPRWATLIERWSRQQRQRSPYGDQSGYYNLSHRGPADRALRVMVQHITNLGNQSREMADQVRNLSVVMAATDARTGIWRGTSIQWTNLSRTIPLLERRTMPPRKRPRPSSSTTTPPPLPPPQFDPAMFQVAPHKINTRELFASATSATSTTPVLVGKCTAVIATGRGTLLDSVKYQPNPPLKLPRTPTPEQAKPVMAMERQGTSKETAQKHKTPMPEVQEES, encoded by the exons atggcaggCCTCCGCttaccaggagacccatactttcccaatcaAGGAAATGTCGGATGGATTGAAAAAGAGCCCGGAGAACCAATTGAAGAGGACCCTGAAAAGGATCCCGAAGAGgaacccgaagaagaagaagacgaggtagatgaagaagatgaagaggaaggCGAGGAGGTAGACATGGATGAGGATGAAAGTGAAGAAGAACCAAAAGTCTTCAACCTTCCTTACATCGCCAGGGTGCCTGCAAACCACTTTGGCTATAACAggcctgagccccgttgggcaacattgatcgagaggtggagccgACAACAACGACAACGGTCACCATATGGCGACCAAAGTGGTTACTACAACCTCAGCCACaggggaccggctgacagagccCTCCGCGTCATGGTCCAACATATCACGAATTTGgggaaccagagtagggaaatggcagatCAGGTTCGAAATCTCAGCGTTGTTATggcagccaccgatgcacgcacagggatttggagagggacttctatccagtGGACCAACTTATCGAGGACCATACCATtgctcgagcggag AACTATGCcgccaaggaaaagaccaagaccttccagCAGCACAACAACACCTCCTCCACTGCCGCCACCACAATTTGACCCAGCAATGTTCCAGGTTGCA CCCCACAAAATCAATACGCGAGAACTCTTcgcaagtgcaacaagtgcaacttctaCCACACcggtgcttgtcgggaaatgcactgcagtaattgcaacaggaaggggaACGCTACTCGATTCTGTTAAGTACCAACCCAATCCGCCCCTCAAGTTGCCCCGGACGCCAACACCGGAGCAAGCAAAACCTGTTATGGCTATGGAGaggcagggcacttcaaaagaaactgcccaaaagcacAAAACACCAATGCCGGAGGTGCAGGAAGAGTCGTAG